One genomic region from Lathamus discolor isolate bLatDis1 chromosome 21, bLatDis1.hap1, whole genome shotgun sequence encodes:
- the TMEM221 gene encoding transmembrane protein 221 → MPAAYPQRALTVLLLFGTLAAAMALLASSLIFQLPSGRVGPGAGRGALPEPAAAVLLPVSAVLAALCLVLNVSCLLLCLLHGYFSTELCRGQPGPDRADWFLLDSRTVRHAAIGLFCCGVSVYLTALAIYMLLLFELEAGIASACILSSGIIVLLITVTHALVRASQVSRRGRSEVSHTLYENDSAQHGDSSTSDLNNKNVAAPRPRPEIHREFSFPPFLERKSQLGSPASSNLTSSGSPGLRSEKESYNLPRTHRTLSAESGLLQAQGKPWNSITQEMRNLMSRKPGASGKDSTLV, encoded by the exons ATGCCCGCCGCTTACCCGCAGCGGGCCCTGACGGTGCTGTTGCTCTTCGGCACCTTGGCCGCTGCCATGGCCCTGCTCGCCTCCAGCCTCATCTTCCAGCTGCCGTCGGGGCGGGTCGGTCCCGGTGCCGGTCGAGGGGCTCTGCCGGAGCCGGCGGCCGCCGTGCTGTTACCGGTATCGGCCGTGCTGGCCGCGCTCTGCCTGGTGCTCAACGtgagctgcctcctcctctgcctcctccacgGCTACTTCAGCACCGAGCTGTGCCGGGGGCAGCCCGGGCCCGACCG GGCAGATTGGTTCCTCCTGGACAGCCGCACCGTGCGCCACGCTGCCATCGGCCTCTTCTGCTGCGGGGTCTCTGTCTACCTGACAG CTCTCGCCATctacatgctgctgctgtttgagcTGGAGGCCGGTATCGCCAGCGCCTGCATCCTCTCCTCTGGCATCATTGTCCTGCTCATCACGGTGACACACGCCCTGGTTCGGGCTTCCCAGGTTTCCCGGCGCGGCCGCTCTGAGGTCTCTCACACCCTGTATGAGAACGACTCTGCCCAGCACGGCGACTCCTCCACCAGCGATCTCAACAACAAGAACGTGGCTGCGCCCCGGCCTCGGCCTGAGATCCACCGGgaattttccttccctcctttcctggaGCGCAAATCCCAGCTGGgctccccagccagcagcaacCTCACCTCCTCGGGCAGCCCCGGCCTCCGCTCTGAGAAGGAGAGTTACAACCTGCCCCGAACACACAGGACACTGTCAGCAGAGTCGGgtctgctgcaggcacagggcaAGCCCTGGAACAGCATCACGCAGGAGATGAGGAACCTAATGTCTCGCAAACCTGGAGCCTCGGGCAAGGACTCGACTCTGGTGTGA